From Slackia heliotrinireducens DSM 20476:
CTCCTGAGCGTTCTCCGTCACATCGCGCGAAACCGGAGCCGGACACAGGTGACGGCTTCCGCCGGCAGCATACTTGGCATGGTAGTTATAGAACTCGTCCTCGGTCGGGACAATTTGAATAACAGGTAGTGCCTCAGCATCGTCGTTGCCAATAACGCCAACGGTCAACTCAGTACCGCTGATGAACTGCTCCACCATAGCTTCGACATCCACAGCCAACGCCGTCTTGATGGCTTCTGCAATGTCGGCCGCATCACGCACGATGGTCATACCAAGCGAGCTGCCTTCGGTGGTCGGCTTGACAACGCACGGGATTCCGCAGGTCTCGACAATATCCGAAATCAAATTCTCATCCAGAATATCGTCTTCGCTGATGGTCATCGAAGCTGCAACTCGCAGACCAGCCTGTGCGTAGGCGTCCTTCGCCTTGGATTTGTTGATGGCAACCGAACTGGCATTGATTCCAGATCCTGTATACGGGATACCAACGGTCTCCAGGAATCCCTGGATGGTTCCGTCTTCCCCACCGCGACCATGAAGTGCCAGGAACGCAACGTCAAAAGGCTCGTCGATCAAGCGCTTCAAATCTGCCTTTTCTGCCGTATCCAGCAGCGTGACCTCGAAACCCGATGCTTCCAGGGCTTCGGCGCACGCTTTGCCAGAGTTGAGCGAAACTTCGCGTTCGCCACTCTTGCCGCCACACAGAACGGCGACATTGTATTCAGAAGGATTTCCTGAGTATCCCATGTTTGTATTCCTCTTCCATACAACCGTGAACTGCGGTTTGTTCATCTCGTCAGCTGCTATGCCAGCATGTTCGATAAACTATACCGTAAAGGCATTGCATAAAGCGTGCGCATCATCAGAACACACCGAAGCAGTACTTTGACGCTACTGTTTTCTTTTATTCTTAAGCTGTCCGCAAGCACCATCAATATCGGCACCTCGGGAATCCCTTAAGGTTGCTTCAGTACCGGAAGCATTCAAAACATTAAGGAACTTCTGCGTCTGCTTTTTGGAACTCGGTTGCCAAGGGGAACCTTCAATATTGTTCAAAGGAATCAGATTTACATGGCAGAGCAGGTCGTCGCAGAAATCAACCAAAGCATCCAGATGGTCATCGTCGTCGTTATACCCGTTAATCATAATATATTCGAGCGTCGCCCTACGGCCGGTTCGCTTCACATAGGTCTGCAGCGCTGATTTTAGGCGGAAGAGCGGCTGGTTTGCTACTTTCGGCATCAACTCGTCACGGGTTTCCTGAATGGCGGAATGCAACGATACAGCCAAAGTGAACTGCTCCTTCTCACGAGAGAAATCATCAATGCCTTTAAGAATGCCACAGGTAGAAATGGTTATATGACGTGCACCGATACCACGACCATCTTTGCTGTTCGCAAACCTGAGAGCAGCCATGACGTTGTCATAATTCAAAAGCGGCTCGCCCTGCCCCATACCAACCAGATTACTGACGCGCCGATTCATATCCTTTTCCGCAATGATAATCTGATCGAGCATTTCGCCAGGCAGCAGATTACGAGTAAACCCTTCTTTACCAGTAGCGCAGAACGAGCATGCCATCGGACATCCAACCTGGGTGGAGAAACAAACGGTCATACGGTCTTCGTAAGGCATAGCGACCATCTCAACGGCGGCGCCGTCGTAGAATTGAACTACGTATTTTCGGGTACCATCTTTGGATACTTGCTTATCTATGATTTCCGCCGTACGAAGGGGTGCTTTTTCGCTCAATTCCTGTCGCAGAGCCTTTGACAGGTTAGTCATTTCATCATAAGTCGATGCACCACGACCATATATCCATTGCACCAGCTGCTTGGCCCTAAATGCTGGTTGTTCCATTTCGGCCAGCAAATCGACAATCTGCTGTTGGGAGAGTGCTTTGATGCCCGACTGGGACACATCCATGCTTCAAACTCCTTCATATACAAAGGAGCGATGCTGCTCTAACACCGCTCCTTCGATAGACGTGTAATTCTAACCGTCAGCTATTCGCCGTCCTGATTCATGATTTCAAGAATGCGTTTGAGTTCAGCCTCGTCTTTAAACTCGATTTCAATCTTATTCTTACCATTGGCATTGCTCTTCACGCGCACTTTTGTGCCGAAAGCCTTAGTCAAAACTTTTGCTGTAGATTTGAAAACCGCAGGTACAGGAACTTTAGTCTTCAAGGTGTTAGTCTTCTGGCGACCTGCATACAAACGAGCAAGGTTTTCAGCTTCGCGAACTGAAAGCTTTTCTGATTTCAGCTTGTCAGTCAGCTTCTTTTTACCTTCGTCAGAGGGGATGGACAGAATAGCGCGTGCATGACCGGCAGTGATCTTATCCTCATACAGCATTTCCTGCGCATCTTCGGGAAGCTCAAGCAAACGTAAGGCATTTGCAATGGTGGAACGGCCTTTAGATACAGCAGCGGCAACCTCAGATTGTGTCTTATTGCCGCGCTCCATCATGCGCTTATAGCCATAAGCTTCCTCAATGGGATTCAAGTCACTACGTTGGAGGTTCTCGATAAGGGCGAGCTCCAGAGCCTTGTCATCGTCGGCCTTAATGATGCGGACAGGTACTTTCTTCAACCCTGCACGCTGTGCTGCCTGCCAACGACGCTCACCAGCGATGATCTGATACTTGTCACCCATTTTACGAACCAGGATAGGCTGGAGCAGGCCATCTTTCTTGATAGAAGAAGACAGCTCGTCCAGCTCTTCATTCCGAAACGCCGTACGAGGCTGACTTGGATTCGGTTCAATACGGTCGACAGCAATTTCGTCAGAAGGCTCTTTAGGTTCTTCTTTTTTAACTTCTTTTTTAACTTCTTTTTTTACGGGCGCTTCTTTCGCGGGAGCAGGCTTTGCTGCAACCATAGCAGGTTTTTCCTCCTGCGGTTTAGCTTCTGCAGTCGCTTTCTGCTCATGGGCGGCACTCTCTCGCGCAAGGTTCAGCAAATCATCAGTGGTGATATGCTTTTCTTCATGCTTAACAGGAGCAGGAGTGGAAGCAGCACCAGTGTTTTTAGCTTTGATACCGCTTTCGTTCTGCAACGTCTCGCGCTCTTCTTCAAGAAAATCATTCTCGCTTATTACCTGACGCGCTGGGGCTGCGGGTGCCGAGACCGGTGCAGGCTTAACTTCGTTCTTAGGCTCCTCTTTCGTC
This genomic window contains:
- a CDS encoding D-alanine--D-alanine ligase family protein, whose protein sequence is MGYSGNPSEYNVAVLCGGKSGEREVSLNSGKACAEALEASGFEVTLLDTAEKADLKRLIDEPFDVAFLALHGRGGEDGTIQGFLETVGIPYTGSGINASSVAINKSKAKDAYAQAGLRVAASMTISEDDILDENLISDIVETCGIPCVVKPTTEGSSLGMTIVRDAADIAEAIKTALAVDVEAMVEQFISGTELTVGVIGNDDAEALPVIQIVPTEDEFYNYHAKYAAGGSRHLCPAPVSRDVTENAQEMAVAAHMVLGCRGVSRTDIIVDADDTCWVLETNTIPGMTGTSLVPDAAKVAGMDFQQLCEKLIALALE
- the rlmN gene encoding 23S rRNA (adenine(2503)-C(2))-methyltransferase RlmN, giving the protein MDVSQSGIKALSQQQIVDLLAEMEQPAFRAKQLVQWIYGRGASTYDEMTNLSKALRQELSEKAPLRTAEIIDKQVSKDGTRKYVVQFYDGAAVEMVAMPYEDRMTVCFSTQVGCPMACSFCATGKEGFTRNLLPGEMLDQIIIAEKDMNRRVSNLVGMGQGEPLLNYDNVMAALRFANSKDGRGIGARHITISTCGILKGIDDFSREKEQFTLAVSLHSAIQETRDELMPKVANQPLFRLKSALQTYVKRTGRRATLEYIMINGYNDDDDHLDALVDFCDDLLCHVNLIPLNNIEGSPWQPSSKKQTQKFLNVLNASGTEATLRDSRGADIDGACGQLKNKRKQ
- a CDS encoding ParB/RepB/Spo0J family partition protein, translated to MAKQQKRGLGRGLGSLMGSYDSPAPAERRAAEPIKTKEEPKNEVKPAPVSAPAAPARQVISENDFLEEERETLQNESGIKAKNTGAASTPAPVKHEEKHITTDDLLNLARESAAHEQKATAEAKPQEEKPAMVAAKPAPAKEAPVKKEVKKEVKKEEPKEPSDEIAVDRIEPNPSQPRTAFRNEELDELSSSIKKDGLLQPILVRKMGDKYQIIAGERRWQAAQRAGLKKVPVRIIKADDDKALELALIENLQRSDLNPIEEAYGYKRMMERGNKTQSEVAAAVSKGRSTIANALRLLELPEDAQEMLYEDKITAGHARAILSIPSDEGKKKLTDKLKSEKLSVREAENLARLYAGRQKTNTLKTKVPVPAVFKSTAKVLTKAFGTKVRVKSNANGKNKIEIEFKDEAELKRILEIMNQDGE